The sequence below is a genomic window from Saccopteryx leptura isolate mSacLep1 chromosome 3, mSacLep1_pri_phased_curated, whole genome shotgun sequence.
CTTATGTTTCtgtgaggaagtagaaagaaaaaataacaataataaaaagtcaCAGCCTGTTACATCTTTTACAACTGTGCCCAAATCTGAAGAACTTACAATATTAGCAAGCAAGAATcagtacaaaataaaacaaatgatttgTATTTCTGGagtaaaaaacaaatttagagccctggccaggtaactcagttggttagagcgtcatcttgATACacgaaggttgtgggttctattcccagtcagggcaggtagaagcaactactatgagttgatgcttcctgatccttcccatcttctctccctctctcctctctctaaaatcaataaataaaatcttttaaataaataaatagttttaaaaaaatgtaaaaaccagtCCTAGTTTATAGGTTTTCCAAAAACCGGTGACCGGGGTGGCCCATGGACCATAGTTTATTTGTAGTCGCCTACTGGGGGTCCCCGACTGATTCCGCCCGGGGATTGTTTCCAGCAGCCCTGAGAACGAGGAGCGCCTGGACCACACAGCTCCTCTCAACCTGGTGCACACTCCGGGCGCCATTTGTTTTCTAGTAGCCGGAGGCACATTGGACTGTCGAGGGAGCGGAAGGGTTCTCCCAGCGCCGAGACGAGGGGGCGGAGCTGAGAGGGGCGGGGCCGCGGGAAGGGGCGGGCCTGagcggcggggcggggcggacCGCGAGGCGGCTTCCGGACGCACAGCGCGGGAGCAAGATGGCCACTACCAAGCGTGTGCTGTACGTGGGTGAGCAGGCGCAGGTGCCAGGCGGCGTCTGGGCGAACTGATCAGAGTGGGTCCGCGCGTGGGACTGGACGCGGAGGGTGGCGAGGAGCTGTCTAGGCGAGATCTATGGTGGTATTGCTTTGCTTCAGGGTGTTAGCCCGAGACGTAGAGATCTTTCTGGCTCCTTCCAAGCCCGCTAAATTCGAACAGGTACCCTTTCACCTCCTGGATCCCGGAGGAGTGGTGGAGGAATATTGTGGGCCTCCAGATCCTCGCGCCCATTCATTTTACAAACGTTCACTTGCAGCAATGGCTCAGCCCTGGCTCCTGCCCCAGTGGATGGGGTCCTCTGACTAGCCAGGTGGAAGTGAGAATAACTTAAGTCGCACAGCTTGATGAGCACTTTGGTGGGGACGGACGATGACATGGGCCTGGGTGAGAGGAGAAATGATCCCTCCGTCTGGAGAGGTGATAACAAACTCGGAATGCGGTGACGCTTTACCTGATAATCCGGATTTAACCAGGTAGCCAGAATAAAGGCCAGTGTATTTACTGAAAGGGAGCAACGAGAGCAAAGCCCAAAGGTGTGAAATAGCCTTACACTTGTGAGCAAGTGGGTCATTTTATGGAAACCCAGAGAATTGgggaagcagaggggaaagggctgACGAGGTGGGCAGGGCTCCAGTTATGAAGAGCCTGCTAAGGAGTTTGTACTTTATCTTGAGGACAGTAAGTAACCTTTGAAAGGGTTTAATCAGGGAAGTGATGGGTTAAAATCTGCAGGTTCCCCGGATCATTCCAGTTGGCTGTGTGGAGGAGAGTGAGATCAGTTAAGAAGCTGTTGCAGTAATTCTCGGGCTAGATGAGGGTctgcaggaagggggaggagagcagtgtttttcataaGTATGGGTGAGGAAGCAGATGACTGCTCCCAAAAGACTGGATGAAACAGTGCCTCCCCATAGCTATTGGATGCTAACTGAGCTGCAGGGACTTCTCAAAAGAGTTAAAGGACAGTGGCTCAGAAGGCCCTTGCCTTATTTGCAGGTGGACTTGCAGAGGAGGTGGACGACAAAGTTCTTCATGCTGCTTTTATTCCTTTTGGAGACATTACAGATATTCAGATTCCTCTGGATTATGAAACAGGTGAGTCCTTTTATTGTCTCTTGTGGTCAAAATCCTCCTACTTGGAAAAgaactttaagaaaaatttaaagtcttatctgactggtggtgatgcagtggatagagtgttgaccctggcgttgaggatccaagttcaaaggttgccggcttgagcgtggactcatctggctttagcacaggctcaccagcttgagcgtggggtcgctggcttgagcttgggctcataaacatgaccccatagtcgctggcttgaagcccaaggtcactagcttgatcccaaggtcactgacttgagtaaaGGGTAACTGGCTAAGCTggattccccctcccccagtcaaggcacatatgagaagcaatcaatgaacaactaaagtgctgcaactacaaattgatgcttctcatctctctcctttcctgtctctttctctctcactaaaacaaaaaacatataaataaaagacaaatgttAAGTCTTATCACAGTATATTATATGGTAGGTTTGTAGGAAAGGTCTCCTGGAGGATGCCTAGTAGGGCAGCATGACAGTGATCTTGATGCAGAAGGAACGTTCTGAGGCTTGTGTTTGTGAACTGTGACATAACTCTGCAGAGGCTCTTGTCTGTTGGGTTTGGGATAAAACAATTTTCAATAGCCCAGTAGGAAGATAGATTTTTGAGCTACATGGGGCTCAAAAATGGACATGACTGTTGTTTCAAACTATCTACTGGGTACCCCCCCACACCTGCTCCCTTCTTGGCAGCTGTGCTATTAATCAGGGCATCAGGAAAGTCTCGCCCTAATGATGGAGGCTTGGCCTTTGTGTACCTGGGTAAGTTTTCCTTTAATAGATATCACAGTGATAGTTCAGTTTTCTATTTTacttctgttgtcatttttaagatTGGAGTTTTAGGCCCAGCTCTGTTATCAGCCCTGCATGGTTGTTGCAAGGTCTTTAAACTCTCTGGCCTGGGATCTTTATCTGTTAAAAAACAAGGTTAGCTGACTGGTGGTGGAACAGTAGATAgagcaagggtcgggaacctatggcttgcaagccagatgtggctcttttgatggctgcatctggctcgcagacaaatctttaataaaataataacgttaaaaaaaacattctatgtattacaatccactcatttcctacggctcatgttcatggttgcaagtggctggagccaatcacagctgtcctccgggacaccaccaaatttttattggataatgcgtaaagtacacgggtagattgtatggctctcacggaattacattttaaaatatgcagcgttcatggctctctcagccaaaaaggttcccgacccctgagatagagtgttgactcagaatgctgaagtcatgggttcaaaactccaaggttgcaggcttgagctcaggttctccagcttgagcattggcttgtagacatgatcccaaggttgccagcttaagaccaaggttgccggcttgagcacggggtccctggcacagcttgaacccaaagtaccatctaaaaaaaaagtttatattgatTCTCTGAGGTTAGTTTGTTAATTAAACTAACCCTGCTGTGCTTGGCCTTTTAGGTAGATTAGCATTTTCCTGAGGATAAAGAATGAGTATCCTTATCCAGGTTTTAGGATTCATGCTTTATATATAGTTATGATCAAAATGTATATTTGGAATGAGTAGGTtaaataactttgtttttttagtCACCTTGCAGGCAAAGGGTAAGGTTTTAATTTGGCTTTGGTAAAAGAATTGAATgattatttaaagattaaaagtATAGTTCATTATTCAGCTAAGTTCACTAAAAAGCAAAGTTTAATATAGCTTAAAATGTTTAAACTAGGAAGAATTGAGATTTCTTCTGACAGAAGGATTGGGTAGAATTTCTACTGTCTTGTCTGGATATGGCTGTGACTGGCTTTGCTTTCCttgtgaccatctgtttcttcccaTTGCCCTAAATGGTaattacttgtttttgttttctctcgtTTCAGAAAAGCACCGAGGATTTGCTTTTGTTGAATTCGAGTTGGCAGAGGTGAGAAAATGACCTGTTACCTATGTTTCAGCTTTGGCTTGTGATAGTGTTCTTACTGATTACAAAAGGGAGCTGTGCTCCATTTGGGTAGGTTTCTGGGCCTCATGCTGATGCTTCCAGAGGACAAGAGTGCTGTCTGAAGAAAAATTTGCTTCACCTAATCTAATTGTAGGCTGTGGTTAACACCGCAGAGCAGCCAGGTGCTGCCCCTAGCTCTGCCAGAGCCGCCCCAGCCCAGCTCACTGAGCCTTCTTGCCTGGCAGCACGGGTAATGATTTCTTACGCTTCCACTAGGTAGCAGATTGCTGTTCCACCTGCTCTAAAGTCAGCAGGAAGCGCTCTTTGGTAGACACACTCGCAACCTAGGCAGGAACCATAGCGGTGACTTcttcctgttttgattttttgtggGGTTACTTTGCTACTGAGTATAGGTTTAGACCCCACAAGAAGCTAAACTTGTGCCTTGTGCTTTGTCTTTCCCGGCAGGATGCTGCCGCAGCTATCGACAACATGGTACGGCTGGGAATCTTCATTCTTCCCGAAGTTGGTTTTGGTGGTACAGAGGGGTCCTTGTTCGGATATTGGTTTGTGAATCTCCAAAGTTACAAGGTTGCAAGGGGAAGGAAAAACGGTCATGGCGCGAAAATATTCACTGTGAATCACTTAGAAGATTAATCCTTATGCAAACATCCTTCCCCATTTAACAATGATATGAATCCTACTCATTCTTAGTGGCCAATCTCTCACTGACTACCCCATGCGTAGGATAATAAATTTGCAAACCCTGCGCAAACGGATGGCACTGTGAAATTTCTTATTTTGCGAAAGAGGCAGGATGTCATGAAGCGTTAGACCAGTTATTGAGAAGAAGTTGGCAAGGATAATGACAGGGTGTGCTGCTGATACAAATGTTCTGGAGAGGCCCTTGGGGAGAACTTTTGAGTGTTTGTGCCCTCTTTGAGATCCCTGTGATGTTCATATCAGATATAAAGAGCAAAGATGTCACATCATACTGTTGATAGAATTTCGTTGGAAAAAATACTGCAAATTAATCAGCACCCACTACATATTTGTTCTACAAATTCGTGCATAGTTAAACCTGAATTTGAACTGTAAGgaattcattatttttagtttcatcaCAGTGAAGTCCCAGTCaaacctctttttccttttcttttaccaTGAGGTTTTCTTCACTGCTCTAAGTGGAAACACATTACGTGACCTTTCCTGGTACCGATTATCTTTGGATAGTAAGGTTCTCTTTTATTCCTGTTCTGTTACCCAGTCACCGAACATATTCCTTAGCTCAGAGAGAGATCGTTTCTCACCATTTCAGAGCTGATCTTGAATCTGAAGGTGAACTCAGGTACTTCGAAACTCTAGTTACCCTTATAACTGAACCCGGAGTTCCTGTTGGTGGCACGGTTTGCTGGCACTGAAAGGAAAGAGGTGCATGATGGCTCCAGGGAGGCAGTTTCCGGCAACCCACAGGCTGCTCTGGGCACAGAGCTTGCTGTTAGGGTCTCAGGGGTTAAAGGAGAACAAATCAGAAGCATGTCTCAGAGGTGTCAGAAGGAAATAGAGAACTCTGACTCTTACAACCCAatagaggtttttgtttgtttttacagagacagagagagggatagacagggacagagagatgagaagcatcaatcattagtttttcgttgcgcattgcaacaccttaattgttcattgattgctttctcatacgtgccttgaccgcgggccttcagcagaccgagtaaccccttgcttgagccagcgaccttgggtccaagctggtgagctttgctcaaaccagatgagccctcgctcaagctggcaaccttggggtctcgaacctgggtcctctgcctcccagtccgacgctctatccactgcgccaccgcccggtcaggccccaATAGAGTTTAACCAGCTGAGTTTTCAATCTTTCCAGAATGAATCTGAGCTCTTTGGACGGACAATTCGTGTCAATTTGGCCAAACCAATGAGGATTAAGGAAGGCTCTTCCAGACCAGGTGAGTGGGCGCCGCCACAGATTCCCCATCACATCTTCCAGTGTGGCCTTGGTTGTGTTTTTATCCCTCTTACATGGAAGTGGGCGCTGAGTGCCACTCCTGGTGGACAGGAATAGAGGATGGTTCTTGTTGATGAAGGGAATGTGCTGCCTCTGTGGGGAGTAAAAAGAGTTTGAGCTTCTTGGGGTGATTGTTTCCATCACAGAGAAACCCTGCCTGATCTCTTATCTTGCCCAGTTTCCTTGATCCCGGGGTATTTCACCACGGACTAGACCTGGGAAGACCGCATTTTTCCCTTGGATGTAGCTGCTTCCCTTAGCCCTGCTGAGAGCTGGACTCCAGGACCGACATTCCCATCGGGGAATTTCCTTACCCTTGGGCGTTCCCACAGCGGACTCCTGTGGCTGCGAGGACTGCACAGCCTGGTCCGCTTTGCTGACCGAAGCAGCTCAATAGCAGTTGGCTGATAGCATGGATCTCCTcacatttgtttgatttttgccCTTCAGTTTGGTCGGATGATGACTGGCTGAAGAAGTTCTCTGGGAAGActctggaagagaacagagaggaagagggggcggAGCCTCCCAAAGCCGAAATGCAGGAGGTGAGAGCGGAGGCCAGGCCGTGCTTCTGGAGCAGAGGCTGCCTTCCACAGgcttctttttaagttttatggaAATTTGAAAACACATATACAAAGGCAGAGAGAATGAAAAATGAACTCTTAGTACTTTGGTGAAGGCGGTATTGCGTGAACTAAAGAGAAGCCATAAGCCTCTCATCCTTGTGCTCTGGGTAATGAACTTGTCAGCCCCTTAGCTCAGGTTAGGTACTGATTTGTGATTGGCAGCTGACGAGGAGGAAGGCCACCATGAGAAAGGGTAGTGAGTCCTCCTCATCACTCCTGGTCAGCCCTCTGCCTTCACTGAAGCATTTGACAACAGGCTCACGGTAATTCTGTTCTTGCCCTGACACaggagaggcaggacagggcagtggTACCATCCCTGCGGTCTctacacaggtttcaggttctCCTTCCTCGGGGAAGCCCACCTTGGCACCTTCTCCTGGTTCTCAGCATGCAGCGTTCCTCTCTGATCACTGCTTCCCCGGCTTCTTTCCTCCCCTCGTGAATATTGCTTCTTTCTTGGCTCATGGCATCACTCTCTTCTTCTGGCCAAAGAAGTAGCAGTCAGTCTGATCTTTCACAACCTCTACTGTGCTGTTAACTTTCATTGTCTCTATTTGTAGCGTTGAGCTTCAGGCATTGTGCTGCACGTCTCACAAGTAGCTTCAAGTTGCCTAAAATAGGTGCTCTCGCTTCCCCAATCCTGTTCTTCCTGTATTCTCCAGCTTGTTAAGTTGCCACCATCCATCCACACGTGGACCTAAGCCAAAAATTTGGATATCTTGTAAAGCAGAGCATGTAAAGGGCCCTCACAGTCAAGGAATAACCCTAGATCATCTAGACCCCTCTTTAAAATAGACGGCATATCGTCATATCCTCCTAGTCGTTCTCTTACATCTTCCTGAATCCTTCCTCCCTGATTGTCCCATCGTTCTAATTTAGCCTCTCATCTCATTTGAGTGATTCCAGTAGCTCCCTAAGTAGTCTTCTGGCTGGAGTGCTTTCTCCTTCCGTCTTTCATAAAGGCTCGAACTATCTTTTTAAAGCACAAGACCAATCATCTGACTCGCCTGCGGAGAGCTTTTCTGTGTCTCTCCATCACCTGTCTCATGGGAAAAAGTCCAAGAGGGACTCTCCAAGTTCTTGACCCTGCCCCCCTCTGTGGTCTCAGTTCCCCTCTGGACGTTACAGCCCCCGCCTTGAAGCTCTTGGTAAAACCAGCCTCTGCATTTCCCGCTATGTCTTTGCTTTTGTACAGTCTACTCAAGTGCTTACAGTATTGCCTTTCCCCTTCTAGGCAGTGAACTGTGAGGATATTATGCATCTCGTTAAGAAACGTCAGGTGGGGTAAGGTGATTAAGAGCAGCGACTGGGTGGGTGGTGTGCGTGGTTTAGGTTTAAATTCCAGCGTTACCACTTACCAcctttgtgaccttgagcaagttactgaaCTTCATTGTGCCTTGGTTCCCCCACCTATAAGATGAGAATAGTGGGGCTCCTGATCCCATAGATGGTTATGAGGACTAGATGCACTAATGtacataaaacatttagaatagtGTTCTGTATGTGGCAGGTGCTGTGGGAGTATTTGCTGCTACTACTGTGTTGCTACTGTTGTTAGCAGAAGTGATAGTAATAGTCTCCTAGGTACATATGTTAAACTGATCCGCAGACAAGTTACAAACCTTTGACTTTTCTCTTTGGAACAAATGTGACGGCCGTATTACACGTCTTGTCCTCTGTTTAGCTTTGTTGACTTGGGTAAAAAACAAGGCCCCCTCAACCTCCTCCATTGTCTTCTGAGCACTTAGGCCCAAGCCAGTGGGCTGCCCTCCTTGCTTCCATTGTAGACAGCCTTTGGATACACAGGGCTGAGCATAGAATGAGGGGATAGTGTTACATAAATGGGTCCGTTTAATTGGAGTAAGGTGGGTGGGCTTGAGCTGGGTGTGTGGGTGTTGAGAGTTGTTTTGGGCCAGAACAGTTACTCTGTTACCGCAGGGAAGGTGAAACAGGTTGATGTGTCTGAGGGCGAGTGTGAGGAGTAACGTGCCAGCAGGGTGGGGCTCGAGTTAGATGGCACTGAGGCCTCCTGTCACTAGGTGTCCAGCTGGGGGCTGTGGCCGTAGCCTCTGCCCGAGGCCTTCCCTGTCCACACCTGGCTCCAGTCCGCACACTGCAGTTGGGTTCTGGGTGCGTATTCAGAAGAACACTGGTTCTCCTACTCGGGGAGTCAGGGAGTTCTTCTAACCTGGTGATTTCCTCTGCACCTAGGGAGAGCTCACCACGAAAAAGGCTCGGTCAAATCCTCAGGTGTACATGGACATCAAGATCGGGAACAAGCCAGCCGGCCGCATCCAGATGCTCCTGCGTTCAGACGTCGTTCCCATGACAGCAGGTGAGCAGGGCTCCGCTCAGGACCGCCAGGAAGCTGGTGGGTGAGCAGTGAGCCTTCCCAGGGTTCTCCGCTGCGTCAGTTCTGGTGCCCTTGACAGTGATCCTGACCTGAGTAGTTTTGATCCAGAAATCTAGTAACAGATGAGTCAGAGCAGCTGTTTTTGAGGcattatatttaaaacttaagtCCTTTTATCCTTTCCTCGTCTAGTCTTCGCTAGAAGTAACTATTAACTAAGTTTGAGTATTCATTCTTTCCAGTTTGTTAAATATTGACTTCTATTTGTTCTTTCTTAATctaaattttgttatataaacatacagatttaaaaatcaacttcACATGCTTGTTTTGATAAAACAGCAATTCCCTGTGCTGTCCTGCCATTCTGCCCTATCACTAACATTGTTTTCTGTTCCTCAGGGGCAGGCAATTTCAACTCTTAttgacatttcattttatttccatattagtAGATAACAGGTTTATCTTGCTACTTCCTGGTTTTTtcatgagagaagggaagatagacagactcccacatgtgcccccaccagaatacacctggcaaccctcgtctgggactgatgctctgcccatttggggcccatgctcacaactgagttatttttagctcctggggctgaggctccaaggagccatcctcagcaccctgggccaatgcactggaaccaatcgagccactggctgcaggagcagaagagagagaagtgggagagggagggatgaagaagcagatggtcacttctcctgtgtgccctgaccagtaatcgaacctgggacatccacacatcgggctgatgttctattactgagccaactggccaagaagGCCTTCCCTGGAAATCTTAATTGTCTTGCTTTCACATTTGCTTAGTCCTCCATGCATTTATTCCTGATTCTCTGCCAATTTCTCCAGACTGTATGAATCTCTCATAATGCTCATCATATCAGATATTCCATCAATTTCACTCTCGGGTAGCTCCTCCTCGGAGCCTTGGGACGTGCTCCAGCCTGGCCCCGTTGCTTTCCAGGCCCACTGCATAGCTATTGTCATGGGGCCTCCTATTTTCATGTCTTATGTTActatctctgttttcttcttttttggtttACGCCCTTATTTCAATAGAGGACATAATTCTGTAGCTTCTGCAGAAAAGCGCTTGGGAGGCAAATTCTTTCAGACTGATGTCTGAAAATGTCTACCTTCCCACTTGATTGGTAGGTAGGGTGTAGATTCTAGGGAAGGCTAATGCCGTTCTGATGCTTGGTCCTTCATACAAAAcccctttcttttcctgtctAGAGCTATGCTGTCCAGTATGGTCGTcattagccacatgtgactatttaaatttaattagatGACACTAGTCAAGTGCTTAATAACATTAGATAATGCTGGCTTTCAACCAGATTTACTGTTTTTAGAACTACCTTCACCCTTGTATCTGAACTTTTGGTGTTTCTGCAGCATAAATTGAGTTGCTTCTCGGCTTTACCAGTTTAATTAAGATTCAGCTTTCTTAGGTCTATTATATCAGTTATGACTCATCTATTTGTTTTCaagctttcaaaaaaaattttgttgctgttgtctcttctctcttttctttttcattttatccatttttaagtgtataattcagtggcattaattgCAATCACAATGTGTACAAGCATCACCAGTatctattttcaaatatttttcattacccCAAACAAACTCTGTACCCACTGGACAAGAACTCCCCATTCACCTCTCCCCCAGCTCCTGGAAACCTCTgatctactctctctctctctctctctggatctGCCTATTCTTGATAtttcatattaatattaatagaatCGTAATAGttatccttttgtgtctggcttatctcacttagcataatgttttcaagtgtcGTCTGTGCCATAACCTGTGTCAGTACTGCACTCATTTTTATGGCCAAACAGTACCATGTTTTGTTTACCCATTCctttgttgatggacacttgaacACTGCCTCCACTTTctggctattgtgagtaatgctgctatgaatgttCATAATACTCATTTGTGTTTAAAtccttgttttcaatttttgaggGTATATAAGAGTGGAAATGCTAGATcataaagttatttatatttaactttttttttagcacgcaatagagacaggaaggaagagagctgagaagcactaactcataattgcagcactttagttgttcattgattgttttttcatatgtgccttgattgagggctccagccaagtcaacgaccccttgctcaagccagtgaccataggatcatgtctatgatcccacattcaagccagtggccccgtGCCCAAGcccgcgacctcagggttttgaaactgggtcctcagcatcccaggttgattctctatccactgtgccaccacctggtcaggcattatgtttaactttttgaggaactgccaaactgtcgcAGCTGCACCGTGTTACATTTCACCAGCAATGGATAAGGATCCCAAATTCTCCACagccttaccaacacttgttattttttgtttatcttaACCATCCTAGTAgatgtgaagtggtatttcattatggttttaacatttccctgatgaataaTGTTGAACATCTATTTATGTgctttattggccatctgtttatCTTCTTTGCGGAAATATCTATTTCAATGTCTTGCCCATTTATTAACTGAGCTTTTGGgcttttatttagttatatattttggatattaaatccTTATCAGATacgatttacaaatattttctcccattgtatgggttgccttttcactcttaTGAGTGTCCTTTGAtgcataaaagtttttaattttgatgaagtctaacatccatattttttctcttatcagCACTTTTCAGTGTCATATTTAAGAAACAGTTGCCAAATCCAAAGTCACTAAGACTTgcccctgtgttttcttctaagattctgtttggtttttcctttaaaaaattactttgccaccgcctgaccaggtggtggcacagtggatagaacgtcggactgggatgtggaaggacccaggttcaagaccccgaggtcaccagcttgagcgcgggctcatctggtttgagcaaaaagctcaccagcttggacccaaggtctctggctcgagcaaggggttacttggtctgctgaaggcccacggtcaaggcacatatgagaaagcaatcaatgaacaactaaggtgtcgcaatgaaaaactgatgattgatgcttctcatctctctccattcctgtctgtctgtccctatctatccctctctctgactctctctctgtccctgtaaaaaaaaaaaaaattactttgccaccacctgacctgtggtggtgtagtggataaagcatcaacctagaatgctgagttcATCAGTTCGAAACTCAGGGCTtgcgagtcaaggcacatatgagaggcaactacaagctgatgcttcccattcctgccccccacctctgtctctcccctctctctaaaactaataaataaaatcctaaaaaataaaatacttttaccaCCTATCTAGTGTGGAGTGGAGCTAGAATTCCTGCCTCCTTTAGTCAGACTCCCTTGTAGTCCTTGAAGATGTCAGTATCacaaaacttaaaatgaaaatttaagaaaatacagtggtccctcgtcgatcgtggggttaggttccagaaccccccacgatAGGCAAAAACCACAAAGtagagaccttatatttattttattatttatgtatttttaaggctttttttcaatttaatattcttttaatatgttttaattaatatattttttattttttaatgtttttacttttttaggctagaaaatgcttgtttcaccacaaaaataattaaaataaatacataaaaatatctatatattgcaaaatcccatgatatagtgaaGAATTCACGATACaatattagatatatacaatttaaaaatccacgatgcagtgagaccgcgaaaagtgaaccacgatgtggcgagggacgactgtatagTTTTCCGATTCTAGATAGAGGCAGAGTGTtcgtttgcttgttttgttttttagcctgAACACCTTTTCCTTTCTCAACCACAGAGAATTTCCGGTGCCTGTGCACCCATGAGAAGGGCTTTGGCTTCAAGGGCAGCAGCTTCCACCGCATCATCCCCCAGTTCATGTGCCAGGGCGGCGATTTCACGAACCACAACGGCACTGGGGGCAAGTCCATCTATGGGAAGAAGTTTGACGATGAGAACTTTATCCTCAAGCACACAGGACCAGGTGGGACCCGATCAATGGGTGGTGACGAGTGGGGCTGGGGCAG
It includes:
- the PPIE gene encoding peptidyl-prolyl cis-trans isomerase E isoform X2 is translated as MATTKRVLYVGGLAEEVDDKVLHAAFIPFGDITDIQIPLDYETEKHRGFAFVEFELAEDAAAAIDNMNESELFGRTIRVNLAKPMRIKEGSSRPVWSDDDWLKKFSGKTLEENREEEGAEPPKAEMQEGELTTKKARSNPQVYMDIKIGNKPAGRIQMLLRSDVVPMTAENFRCLCTHEKGFGFKGSSFHRIIPQFMCQGGDFTNHNGTGGKSIYGKKFDDENFILKHTGPGLLSMANSGPNTNGSQFFLTCDKTDWLDGKHVVFGEITEGLDVLRQIEAQGSKDGKPKEKVIISDCGEYV
- the PPIE gene encoding peptidyl-prolyl cis-trans isomerase E isoform X1 codes for the protein MSTLVGTDDDMGLGERRNDPSVWRGGLAEEVDDKVLHAAFIPFGDITDIQIPLDYETEKHRGFAFVEFELAEDAAAAIDNMNESELFGRTIRVNLAKPMRIKEGSSRPVWSDDDWLKKFSGKTLEENREEEGAEPPKAEMQEGELTTKKARSNPQVYMDIKIGNKPAGRIQMLLRSDVVPMTAENFRCLCTHEKGFGFKGSSFHRIIPQFMCQGGDFTNHNGTGGKSIYGKKFDDENFILKHTGPGLLSMANSGPNTNGSQFFLTCDKTDWLDGKHVVFGEITEGLDVLRQIEAQGSKDGKPKEKVIISDCGEYV